One region of Paenibacillus polymyxa M1 genomic DNA includes:
- a CDS encoding SDR family NAD(P)-dependent oxidoreductase: MREFKDKVAVITGAASGIGRAIADRCVKEGMKVVLADIEEGALLRTERELKAMGAATLSVVTDISKEADIRLLAQKTVQTFGAVHLLFNNAGVDAGTGRLLWENTVADWQWVINVNIWGILFATEIFVPIMVKQKTPCHIVNTASIAGLLSGPGNGIYSASKHAVLSLSETLYQELRLIGSNVGVSVVCPGFVRTQIMDAERNRPTELRKPDGSGNLPPERQVITELARKAVQNGILPEDVANQIFEGIRKGQLYIITEPKFKPAIRQHMENVLNESNPTASQMQLVRNLL, encoded by the coding sequence ATGAGGGAGTTCAAAGATAAGGTAGCTGTGATTACGGGAGCTGCCAGCGGAATTGGCCGAGCTATTGCAGACCGATGTGTCAAAGAAGGAATGAAGGTCGTTTTGGCGGATATTGAAGAGGGAGCTCTTCTAAGGACTGAACGAGAATTGAAAGCAATGGGTGCAGCTACCCTCTCCGTTGTGACCGATATTTCCAAAGAAGCTGATATTCGTTTATTAGCACAAAAAACAGTTCAGACCTTTGGCGCTGTGCATCTTTTGTTCAATAATGCAGGCGTGGATGCTGGCACAGGCCGCTTATTATGGGAGAATACGGTGGCAGATTGGCAGTGGGTAATCAACGTAAACATTTGGGGAATTCTGTTTGCCACCGAAATTTTTGTTCCTATTATGGTGAAACAAAAAACTCCATGCCATATTGTAAATACAGCATCTATTGCCGGTCTGCTGTCCGGTCCTGGAAATGGAATATACAGCGCGTCAAAGCATGCTGTTTTAAGCCTGTCTGAAACGTTATATCAGGAGCTCAGATTGATCGGTTCTAATGTGGGAGTGTCGGTTGTATGTCCGGGATTCGTTCGTACTCAAATCATGGATGCAGAGCGGAACCGCCCGACAGAGCTGCGTAAGCCAGATGGGAGCGGCAATCTTCCACCTGAAAGACAAGTTATTACCGAATTGGCTCGCAAGGCTGTCCAAAATGGAATACTTCCGGAGGATGTGGCCAATCAGATTTTTGAGGGCATCCGAAAAGGGCAGCTATATATCATCACAGAACCGAAATTCAAACCTGCAATCAGGCAGCATATGGAGAATGTTCTTAACGAAAGCAATCCTACGGCATCCCAAATGCAATTAGTGCGCAATTTGTTGTGA